The proteins below come from a single Agrobacterium vitis genomic window:
- a CDS encoding nucleoside hydrolase: MHKVIFDTDPGVDDAMALLFLHHHADIDLLGITTVFGNATIETTTRNALYLKQEWNIEAPVARGAGETFIPHRVTHEPPKFIHGDDGLGNIGVPDAVDVPLDPRPAHRFIVETIRANPGEVRIVAVGRMTNLANALKEDPEIVSLVKDVVIMGGAFDVNGNVTPAAEANIHGDPEAADIVFTAGWPVVVVGLDVTTKTVMTRQALSDIRDAAGMRAQLLFDLSQFYIKFYESRVPDGMVVHDSCACAYVVAPELFTTRSGSIRVVCGGIADGQTIQKPDSMGFGPSDWDDLPSQTICADIEAVAVLKLIHDTIVSVQEA, translated from the coding sequence ATGCATAAGGTGATTTTCGATACGGACCCCGGCGTTGACGATGCCATGGCACTGCTGTTTCTGCATCACCATGCGGATATCGATCTGCTGGGCATTACCACGGTGTTTGGCAATGCCACTATTGAGACCACGACGCGCAATGCGCTCTATCTGAAGCAGGAATGGAATATCGAGGCGCCGGTTGCCAGGGGTGCTGGCGAAACCTTCATTCCGCATCGTGTTACCCATGAGCCGCCGAAATTCATTCACGGCGATGACGGACTTGGCAATATCGGCGTGCCGGATGCCGTGGACGTGCCGCTTGATCCGCGCCCGGCGCATCGCTTTATCGTCGAGACCATCCGCGCCAATCCAGGCGAAGTGCGGATCGTCGCGGTTGGGCGAATGACCAACCTTGCCAATGCCTTGAAGGAAGATCCTGAGATCGTTTCTCTGGTCAAGGACGTGGTCATCATGGGCGGTGCCTTCGATGTCAACGGCAATGTGACGCCCGCCGCCGAGGCCAATATCCACGGCGACCCGGAAGCGGCCGATATCGTCTTCACCGCCGGCTGGCCGGTGGTTGTGGTTGGTTTGGATGTCACGACGAAAACCGTGATGACCCGCCAGGCGCTGTCCGACATCCGCGATGCGGCTGGCATGCGGGCGCAATTGCTGTTCGACCTGTCGCAGTTCTACATCAAGTTCTACGAGAGCCGGGTGCCTGATGGCATGGTGGTCCATGACAGCTGCGCCTGCGCCTATGTGGTGGCACCGGAGCTGTTCACCACCCGCAGCGGTTCGATCCGCGTGGTGTGCGGCGGCATTGCCGATGGCCAGACCATCCAGAAGCCTGACAGCATGGGCTTCGGCCCCAGCGATTGGGACGACCTGCCAAGCCAGACGATCTGCGCCGATATCGAGGCCGTTGCCGTGCTGAAGCTGATCCACGACACGATCGTGTCAGTCCAGGAAGCGTGA
- the cobJ gene encoding precorrin-3B C(17)-methyltransferase, translated as MPTALALARRIAEAVGGEVHAAASRVDGADQSFDDVKRHVRALFSAGRPIIAIMASGALIRLLAPLLTDKQSEPPVLCVSEDGASVVPLLGGHHGANDMARTVAEALNAHAAITTAGDLRFGVALDAPPDGYALANPEQAKTVMAELVAGSGVRLVGDAEWLAASRLAFDDEGAVTLTVTDQRRTAGPLELVYHPKTLVLGMGCERHASVEEAIALAQQALDISGLAAQSLGAVASVDVKADEAAIHAVAKHFGVSARFFSAERLEQERPRLQNPSDVVFAEVGCHGVAEGAALAVVGSDGALVLPKIKSKGVTAALGRSAQPIKEAGLGRARGTLFVVGIGPGSDGWRSPEVSRMVAASSDLVGYSLYLDLLGSLAEGKTRHDFDLGKEEARVVHAMELAGEGKTVALVCSGDAGIYAMATLVFELLDKGGISAGAQRIEVQVSPGISALQAAAARIGAPLGHDFCTISLSDLLTPWEHIQRRVKAAGEGDFVIAFYNPVSMKRRTQLAYARDQLLTYRPADTPVILATNLGRPGETVRIVPLAGLNVDDVDMLTVVIVGSSESRTVKTGDGKTWVYTPRGYSGKADTAMQKDA; from the coding sequence ATGCCAACGGCGCTGGCCTTGGCGCGGCGCATTGCCGAGGCTGTTGGCGGTGAGGTTCACGCTGCCGCCTCCCGCGTGGACGGGGCCGATCAGAGCTTTGACGATGTGAAACGCCATGTTCGGGCGTTATTTTCTGCTGGCCGTCCGATCATCGCAATCATGGCATCGGGCGCGTTGATCCGGCTGCTGGCACCATTGCTCACCGACAAGCAGTCCGAACCGCCGGTGCTGTGCGTGTCCGAGGATGGCGCTTCTGTCGTGCCACTGCTGGGCGGCCATCACGGTGCCAATGACATGGCGCGCACCGTTGCTGAGGCTCTCAATGCCCATGCGGCAATTACCACGGCAGGGGATCTGCGGTTCGGTGTGGCTTTGGATGCGCCGCCTGATGGCTATGCGCTGGCCAATCCTGAACAGGCCAAGACCGTCATGGCCGAATTGGTGGCCGGTTCAGGCGTCCGGCTGGTTGGCGATGCCGAGTGGCTGGCGGCTTCGCGTCTAGCCTTTGACGACGAGGGCGCTGTGACGCTGACCGTCACCGATCAGCGCCGAACGGCGGGGCCGCTGGAGCTGGTCTACCACCCGAAAACTCTGGTGCTGGGCATGGGCTGCGAGCGCCATGCCTCAGTTGAAGAGGCGATTGCGCTGGCGCAGCAGGCATTGGATATATCGGGTCTTGCCGCCCAAAGCCTTGGTGCCGTGGCCTCTGTCGACGTCAAGGCCGATGAGGCGGCAATCCATGCGGTGGCCAAGCATTTCGGCGTATCCGCCCGGTTCTTTTCCGCCGAACGGTTGGAGCAGGAACGCCCCCGGCTGCAAAACCCGTCGGACGTGGTGTTTGCCGAGGTCGGTTGCCACGGCGTGGCAGAAGGCGCGGCGCTGGCGGTGGTTGGTTCCGATGGCGCGCTGGTTCTGCCCAAGATCAAATCGAAAGGCGTGACTGCTGCGCTCGGCCGCAGCGCCCAGCCCATCAAGGAGGCAGGTCTTGGCCGCGCCCGTGGGACCTTGTTCGTTGTCGGCATCGGGCCGGGGTCTGACGGTTGGCGCTCGCCGGAAGTCTCCCGCATGGTGGCAGCGTCGAGCGATCTCGTTGGCTACTCGCTTTACCTCGATCTGCTCGGATCGCTTGCCGAGGGCAAGACCCGGCATGATTTTGACCTTGGCAAGGAAGAAGCTCGCGTGGTCCATGCGATGGAACTGGCGGGCGAGGGCAAGACGGTGGCGCTGGTCTGTTCCGGCGATGCCGGTATTTATGCCATGGCGACGCTGGTGTTCGAGCTGTTGGACAAGGGTGGAATTTCTGCGGGTGCGCAGCGGATCGAGGTGCAGGTTTCGCCGGGCATTTCCGCGCTTCAAGCTGCCGCCGCCCGGATTGGCGCGCCGCTTGGCCATGATTTCTGCACCATTTCACTGTCGGACCTGTTGACACCCTGGGAGCATATCCAGCGCCGGGTGAAGGCGGCGGGCGAGGGCGATTTCGTCATCGCCTTCTACAATCCCGTGTCGATGAAGCGGCGTACGCAGCTGGCCTATGCCCGCGACCAGCTGCTGACCTATCGCCCGGCTGACACGCCGGTCATTCTCGCCACCAATCTTGGCCGTCCCGGCGAGACGGTGCGGATCGTGCCACTGGCTGGCTTGAATGTCGATGATGTCGATATGCTGACGGTGGTGATCGTTGGTTCGTCGGAAAGCCGCACCGTCAAAACCGGTGACGGAAAGACCTGGGTTTACACGCCGCGCGGCTATTCCGGCAAGGCGGATACGGCAATGCAGAAGGACGCATGA
- the cobM gene encoding precorrin-4 C(11)-methyltransferase, translated as MTVFFIGAGPGAPDLITVRGLRLIERCPVCLYAGSLVPEEIVKAAPDDALVKDTAPMHLDEIITEIQAAHARGQDVARVHSGDPAIYGAIAEQMRRLDALDIPYDVVPGVPAFAAAAARLKTELTLPEVAQTVIITRTEMKASLMPEFETLEILGKSRATLAIHLSIRNLNHIRETLTPYYGEDCPVVIAYRATWPDELFIRTTLKDMAEEVRKAKITRTALVMVGKVFGDVAFRDSDLYNSDFSHVLRNVGKKGVTKKNQAV; from the coding sequence ATGACGGTTTTTTTCATTGGTGCCGGTCCCGGCGCGCCAGATCTGATCACCGTGCGGGGCTTGAGGCTGATTGAGCGCTGCCCGGTCTGCCTCTATGCCGGATCGCTGGTGCCGGAGGAAATCGTCAAGGCCGCGCCTGATGATGCGCTGGTCAAGGACACAGCGCCCATGCATCTGGACGAGATTATCACCGAGATCCAGGCGGCCCATGCCCGAGGTCAGGATGTGGCGCGGGTGCATTCCGGCGATCCGGCCATCTATGGGGCGATTGCCGAACAGATGCGCAGGCTGGACGCGCTGGATATTCCCTATGACGTGGTGCCGGGCGTACCCGCCTTCGCGGCGGCTGCCGCACGGCTGAAAACCGAGCTAACCCTTCCTGAAGTGGCTCAGACGGTCATCATTACCCGCACGGAAATGAAGGCATCATTGATGCCGGAATTCGAGACGCTTGAAATCCTCGGCAAATCCCGCGCCACGCTGGCCATTCATCTGTCGATCCGCAATCTCAACCATATCCGCGAGACGCTCACGCCTTATTATGGCGAAGACTGCCCGGTGGTGATTGCTTACCGTGCCACATGGCCGGACGAATTGTTCATCCGCACCACGCTGAAGGACATGGCGGAGGAGGTGCGCAAGGCGAAGATTACCCGAACGGCGCTGGTCATGGTCGGCAAAGTGTTCGGCGATGTCGCCTTCCGCGATAGCGATCTCTACAATTCTGATTTTTCCCATGTGCTACGCAATGTGGGCAAGAAGGGTGTAACCAAGAAAAACCAGGCCGTCTGA